The Clupea harengus chromosome 26, Ch_v2.0.2, whole genome shotgun sequence region TCTGACACGGCACATCTCCACTGTAGGAAAGCTGTATGAAGGAGGGGGCAAACCTTGCATCCATTCACAGCCTTGAAGAGTCTACGTTTGTTAAGGAGCTGACAAGTGCAGACTTAATCCCATCATGGATTGGAGGCACAGATTGCCAAGTGGTAATATTTCACTACACAAGGTTTTGATGGTACTGATATAATGAGAATGATTTATATTATACACTATTTTATTATACTTATActctttattttctgttttttagtCAACCCGTTGGTTTTGGATGGATAGCACAAGTATGGATTATGCTGACTGGTGCGCTGCACAACCTGATACAACCTTAACTGAGTGCTGCATACAGATGAATGTTGGAAGTAAGTCACAACTCATTATTTTGTTTAAGAGCATACTATTAAATGACTGAAGGTAGTAGTGTTGTTTCTGTACATTTTGTAAGTTAATGGAATTTTTGTCAGTTAAAATCAGAAGTAAATAATACGCATGGCTTTGTTTAGAGTAAAATCGAGTTGTCTTGAAGTTGATCTTGAGATCAATACTTTCTGCATTTCACATTTGAATCGCTTTGGTTCCTCAGTTCATACGTagcttttgtcttttgtctttgtctgtgagtagtgaTGTGAGTGTGGCCTCGTTCAGGTTTTGGTTGGTGTAGAATTGCCtgacttctgtgtttttgatgtttACAGTTGGAAAATGCTGGAATGACACACCTTGTACGCATCTTCATTCATCAATCTGCGCCAAGCCACTGAAATGAATTCTGAGCTGACCCAGAGGCATCCACCACCGTCAATCacgtgattgtgtgtatgtttgcatactcttctgtgtttttcatgtaTCAAGTCAAATAAAAGGCTGAAACAAACTGGGCTGTGAGTCTGTCATAAGTCTACTGTTTATCTACCTTCCTTCGAGTGCACTCTCTGCATTACGGCAACATGTATGTAAAAAAATTAGATACACCATTATTGATACATGTCAGAGACATATTACTTATGTAACGCAGATTCAACTACAAAGTCAAATAACATTGCTTGCTAGGTCCGTGCATGAAGTATAACTCATATTCTGTTGTTCACGTTGTATAATGAAAAATGCCACTTGATGGGGTATTGTACAATGTGCAATAACTGTGTAATGTCAGTCCTGAACAAGAAACTGAATTAAGGGAAAGGATAAAAAGGCTTAACTGAAGGACATCAGAATGCTGGAATAGGCTATGACTTGTTTACTGTTTTAAAGAGAACATGTAGGCAGAAGTTACTGTGCTTCTAGGAAAGAGTTTGTAGATAAAATCTTGAGGTTTTCAAGCCATTCTGAGAAGTGACAGTCAGATGGCCACGTCCATGAGAATGACGTACAACCAAAACATTGTTTCAACGATAGGTTACATATaacagaataacaaaataagCGATGGGAACAGCCTAGACCTACTGTTGCATCTGAATTGCATACCATGCAATGTCACAATCAGCCATTCGACTAGGATACGACGTTCTTCAAAGAAATGTATTATAGGATCTTAAACTAGATCTAGAAAGAGATTTGCCAGATAACACTCGCGCTAACATATTTAAAGGTTACCTAACACCCCCCACCTTTACCCTGTTTGGTTGACCattccagccaattaaacctgacctccCGTCTGACCCCAATCAAATCAGAAAGCTTATACTGTACTTAATACCCACCCATTTTCCCCTGGGATCAACTGGGGTCACACCCTCTTATTTGAAATCTCAACCGTCACCTTGTAAACTATGTGTAAATCTACCCCACATTTAAACCTTAAACTAATTCAATGGGTTATCTGGTAAATCCCTTTTTACTCATATACAAATATTGACCTATGTAAAAGTATTGTTAATATCATATTAAAAAATGCAAGCAAGTCTCTGACAGTGTCAAACTGGTTCACTTCCATCAATCACTAACCAACTATTGATATGAGGTTAGCTGCCATTACACATACTCTATCCGTGGTACTTGGAAGTAGGATAGAGGAGGAATTGTAACGTCAATACTTCCACGAACGCCAGATGGCGCCTGTATTGCGGTGGAAAAGGGGCCAGTAAAGATTCAAGTTTGGGTTTGGACAACTCAGTTGAGTGACACAATGTATAGAATTAACAAGTTTTCACTGTACGCGCATAGAAACACTAGCTACCATATACATACAGAAGTGCGAGACTGGTATACATTAATTGGAATCTGGCGCGCTGTGCTGCAGTGTTCTTCAACTAGAGCAATAGTTCTCAAACGTTTTTCCTGTCTGTTAGATAGCTATGAAT contains the following coding sequences:
- the LOC116219742 gene encoding type-2 ice-structuring protein-like; translation: MLAVSLLVCAMVALTRAADVFLRSDMLPILLCLSSECPTDWKMFNGRCFLFNPLQLHWADAQESCMKEGANLASIHSLEESTFVKELTSADLIPSWIGGTDCQVSTRWFWMDSTSMDYADWCAAQPDTTLTECCIQMNVGIGKCWNDTPCTHLHSSICAKPLK